A region of Anopheles merus strain MAF chromosome 2R, AmerM5.1, whole genome shotgun sequence DNA encodes the following proteins:
- the LOC121590307 gene encoding hornerin isoform X8: MKEMVGGCCVCSDDRGWSENPLVYCDGQSCAVAVHQACYGIVTVPSGPWYCRKCESQERPARVRCELCPSRDGALKRTDNQGWAHVVCALYIPEVRFGNVTTMEPIILQLIPQERYNKTCYICQDMGKGSRANVGACMQCNKSGCKQQFHVTCAQQLGLLCEEAGNYLDNVKYCGYCQHHYSKLKKGGNVKTIPPYKPISHEANSSDGPSSPEKEMEPPPPQQHSSSSAAGSGGTGGGGGGSAGGGSGVGGSSSSSSGLKSSSRLSGEPSVGGSSSTSSSSSSSSSKQRKSSSASKSSSGSGSGASLSSSSSSSVLASGGGGGSGGSGAVGMSGNSSMSTSSSSSSSSGVSSMSGSGGSGSVSNSGGSGIGGSGIAGSVGGSGSSKTSSGSSGGTGGGGSSGSSSKEKDKYSKSRDKSSKSSKSSSSSSTSGGSGSNFNNSTSTSSSAGGSSNQSKDVDMGGTAGSSSGSMGALGANASSQSSSQSGYSSTAGGGGSGPGGSSSSSSSSSSSSSSKHHSDKPDKGSGGGGSSSQGGGPLSTNSGVGSGRAASLSPAAIPTTLIIKPPQDHTGGSGKEPLSKEAIAKMSTSSNFTETIVVNSESVYNHAGSGSGNAGSTSVIESGKLAMGGSGAGSGGSGGSYGGSTGPTGGSSTGSSSSSSGGKKRKADARSTPTSSVSSSEMLDANRDLIRDVAVSLVPLSLSKNDHIDPSSIAAHEKSVKKAKTETSSPLPHPASALPAPEPNLQNVAPNLIQSAHTSSIISSASSSSASSSSSSSGKHQQQQQHHHHQPTPHSPQQPASSQHTPSLVVSVPLSTATVPGVNLPASNNSNSSSHTGSSSSSSSSSNVNHSASSNSNITPNIVSPGHHQGSDRGGGGGGNHFNNNNNNNSNSNSGGNSNLYQQISHRAGDQLMNASTNRSSPVIQQQSTAQNIIQSSSSSSSTAGSSSATSGPSIGHHHLERQSPSMRSSPAGVTTGGANVITSLHHSQSQQPDLLSPAGGGATVLQSVSPVPMSTIQRTSSPSTLHAGDNSSSSGGGGGGGGLKFGYEKQAPTTNARIAALQEEEASTGRRSRYGSHSRERSGGNGGNNSTGGAGNTGVGGGVSSGGGGGGKTRTSKKRSQQQQQQQQQQQQQQQSQLPPDRGSPSIGIESSASGGSHRRGSSPSPSRRSSHGGGGGSGQSYSYGPAVDRNVDDHSPSQYHPSSSGGSNAPAAGGNNASNNGSVLSMAAGTGSATASVVVGNSSSQNSHHHQHLTPHQQQQQQQQHSHHHHHHQPQQQQQHHHQQHHQHHQHSHHQQHSASMGDKLLSGGGTSAAPSSLHYSTGSSHSASSQHSSSAIASSNASNVTSTISSVASTTGPGATAAAAAAASVATSSIASLSASSSTSSTAHSNNSSTSAAARNDGGSSSAGVHPVIEMAGSHGGSQSYQHQHHPHHSGGIISGYSQNASSNSSASTKSHQNTNNGSNMESFHHQQQQQHHHHHQQQQQQYHGGGSGSHSVLSGSGNSGNSSISVSSNSNNLSSNNNTSTITTTTTTNTTNITTTTTSNSSSNSGNNSNSKNTTIISSNSGNLSGTAGNSNTNNSTGSNHNLSNSSSSSSGGTIVTAAANPNKKHRGASHHPSIVELSPSPSTSRTPEMIVSSGGVPYSMSSTMTAASSSSYGGSSGGGGGGLKFSYEAQPTNPLAAVSTASMMGSSGSVIAAPQVKDSPPSSPGSDAGGSTAGTAIVSGRGTKRNRKMSSNAAAANSGAGAVPTTSVAGQTGGPSIVPASIVAAGSADAKDGKLFQNGGSSSAAAGGSVVSATHMLGNQLNPSSSVAQKMSDQLSMEIEAHTYVPGPIDAVPTLMGPQFPGKNRTNNSQSMPVGAGGGGNSLSSMLTGGATATANGNTPQSLEQLLERQWEQGSQFLMEQAQHFDIASLLSCLHQLRSENIRLEEHVNNLVARRDHLLAVNARLAIPLNPTAALGGVGMIGGSGGSGPGGGGAATGGAGVGGAGIGSLPGQFNNIHGNGPIDANVITNASAVSNRSSRGQHGPNQQQPGQQGPAGHFGSGAGSNAAGGGIGGLPQENGIDFRHTNSSHPATNSASISEKPNTIYVNF; this comes from the exons ATGAAGGAGATGGTCGGTGGATGTTGTGTCTGTTCAGACGATCGCGGCTGGTCGGAAAATCCGCTAGTGTACTGCGATGGTCAAAGCTGTGCCGTGGCCGTGCACCAGGCGTGCTACGGAATCGTGACCGTGCCGAGTGGTCCTTGGTACTGTCGGAAGTGTGAGAGTCAGGAGCGTCCGGCTCGGGTGCGCTGCGAGCTGTGCCCGTCCCGCGATGGGGCGCTCAAGCGGACGGACAACCAGGGATGGGCGCATGTCGTCTGCGCCCTGTACATTCCCGAGGTGCGTTTCGGGAACGTGACGACGATGGAACCGATCATCCTGCAGCTGATCCCGCAGGAGCGATACAACAAGA CATGCTACATCTGTCAGGATATGGGCAAGGGGTCGCGTGCGAACGTGGGAGCCTGCATGCAGTGCAACAAATCGGGCTGCAAGCAACAGTTTCACGTCACCTGCGCCCAGCAGCTCGGCCTGCTGTGTGAGGAAGCTGGCAACTATCTGGACAACGTAAAGTACTGCGGCTACTGCCAGCACCACTACAGCAAACTG AAAAAGGGAGGCAATGTGAAAACGATCCCACCCTACAAACCCATCAGCCACGAGGCCAACTCGAGCGATGGACCATCGTCGCCGGAGAAGGAAATGGAACCGCCCCCACCCCAGCAACACTCCAGCAGCAGTGCGGCCGGTTCAGGTGgaaccggtggtggtggtggcggtagtgcaggtggtggcagtggagtcggtggcagcagcagctcgagcaGTGGGCTCAAGTCCAGCAGCCGGTTGTCGGGCGAACCGAGCGTCGGCGGCTCATCGTCTACCTCTTCCTCgtcatcgtcctcctcctccaagCAGCGCAAGTCCTCGAGTGCGTCGAAAAGTTCGAGCGGATCGGGCTCCGGCGCATCGCTttcgtcgtcctcctcgtcctcggtGTTGGCgtccggtggtggcggtggttccGGGGGCAGCGGAGCCGTTGGTATGTCCGGCAACTCCTCCATGTCCACCTCATCGTCTTCGTCCTCTTCGTCGGGCGTTTCAAGCATGTCCGGTAGCGGAGGCAGCGGTAGTGTGAGCAACAGTGGTGGCAGCGGAATCGGTGGCTCGGGCATCGCCGGAAGTGTGGGCGGCAGTGGTTCCAGCAAGACCAGTTCCGGCTCGTCCGGAGGAACTGGTGGTGGCGGTAGTTCGGGCAGCAGTTCGAAGGAAAAGGATAAATATAGTAAAAGC CGCGACAAAAGCTCGAAATCATCGAAATCATCGAGCAGTAGCAGCACGAGCGGAGGAAGTGGAAGCAATTTTAACAATAGTACAAGTACAAGTAGTTCTGCTGGTGGCAGCTCCAACCAATCGAAGGATGTCGACATGGGTGGGACGGCCGGTTCTTCTTCCGGGTCGATGGGTGCGCTGGGTGCGAATGCGTCCTCGCAATCTTCATCGCAAAGTGGCTACTCGTCGACCGCAGGCGGTGGCGGCAGTGGACCCGGAGGTagctccagcagcagtagcagcagcagcagcagctcctccagcaAACATCATTCTGATAAACCCGACAAAGgaagtggcggtggtggtagcAGCAGTCAAGGTGGTGGACCTTTGTCAACGAATAGCGGCGTCGGATCGGGACGGGCGGCTTCCCTCTCCCCGGCAGCGATTCCGACGACGCTCATCATTAAGCCACCGCAGGACCACACCGGTGGCAGCGGGAAGGAACCACTGTCCAAGGAAGCGATTGCAAAAATGAGCACCTCGAGCAACTTTACCGAAACGATCGTCGTCAATTCGGAGTCGGTGTACAATCATGCCGGCTCGGGCAGCGGGAACGCTGGTTCCACGTCCGTGATCGAGAGCGGCAAGCTGGCGATGGGAGGGTCGGGAGCGGGCAGCGGTGGCTCGGGCGGTTCGTACGGTGGCAGCACGGGCCCCACAGGTGGATCGTCCACCGggagtagcagtagcagtagcggGGGCAAGAAGCGAAAGGCCGATGCACGCTCGACACCAACATCGTCGGTCAGCAGTAGCGAGATGCTGGATGCTAACCG TGACCTGATAAGGGACGTTGCCGTATCGCTTGTGCCATTGTCGCTGAGTAAAAACGATCACATTGATCCGTCGTCGATCGCGGCACACGAGAAGAGTGTGAAGAAG GCGAAAACCGAAACCAGCTCCCCGCTGCCCCATCCGGCATCGGCGTTGCCAGCGCCGGAACCGAACCTCCAAAATGTCGCACCCAACCTCATCCAGTCGGCGCACACATCGAGCATCATCTCATCGGCTTCATCGTCCTCagcgtcctcctcctcctcctcatccggcaagcatcagcaacagcagcaacaccaccatcatcag CCAACGCCTCACTCGCCTCAGCAGCCAGCGTCGTCGCAGCACACACCGAGCCTGGTGGTGTCGGTACCGCTGTCGACGGCTACCGTACCTGGAGTTAATCTACCCGCTAGTAACAATAGTAACAGTAGCAGCCATAccggcagtagcagcagcagcagcagcagtagcaacgtTAATCATAGCGCTAGTAGCAATAGCAACATTACACCGAACATTGTCTCACCAGGACATCACCAAGGTAGCGATCgaggtggcggcggcggcggcaaccacttcaataacaacaacaacaacaacagcaatagTAACAGTGGTGGCAAtagcaacttgtaccaacagaTTTCACACCGGGCAGGTGATCAGTTGATG AATGCCAGCACGAACCGCTCTAGTCCCGTGATCCAGCAGCAATCGACGGCTCAGAACATCATTCAGTCGtcttcctcgtcctcctccacTGCCGGTTCCTCGTCGGCCACATCCGGCCCTTCGATCGGTCACCATCATCTCGAACGGCAGTCACCGTCGATGCGCTCGTCCCCGGCCGGCGTGACGACCGGTGGTGCCAACGTTATAACCTCCCTGCACCACAGCCAGTCGCAGCAGCCGGATCTGCTTTCGCCTGCGGGCGGCGGCGCTACGGTGCTGCAAAGTGTGTCGCCCGTGCCAATGAGTACGATCCAACGCACCTCCTCACCGTCGACACTGCACGCGGGTgacaatagcagcagcagcggcggtggcggcggcggcggaggaTTAAAGTTTGGCTACGAAAAGCAAGCGCCTACGACGAACGCACGGATAGCGGCCCTGCAGGAGGAGGAAGCGTCCACCGGCCGGCGGTCCAGGTACGG ATCACACTCGCGAGAACGTAGTGGTGGCAATGGTGGAAACAACTCTACCGGTGGTGCCGGTAACACCGgcgtcggtggtggtgttagtagcggtggtggtggtggtggaaaaacTCGTACATCCAAAAAGcgttcgcagcagcagcaacaacagcaacagcagcagcaacaacaacaacagtccCAGTTACCACCAGATCGAGGATCACCTTCGATCGGGATAGAATCCTCAGCAAGCGGTGGATCGCATCGCCGTGGGTCGTCTCCATCACCTTCACGACGTTCTTCccatggcggtggtggcggtagtGGACAGTCCTACTCGTACGGACCGGCCGTGGATCGTAATGTCGATGACCATTCACCATCACAGTATCATCCATCGTCGTCCGGTGGTAGTAATGCGCCCGCGGCCGGCGGTAACAATGCCAGCAACAATGGTAGCGTGCTCTCGATGGCGGCAGGAACCGGATCCGCCACAGCGTCGGTGGTCGTGGGAAACTCTTCCTCCCAGAACAGCCACCATCATCAACATTTGACAcctcaccagcagcagcaacaacaacagcaacattctcaccaccatcaccaccaccagccgcagcagcagcagcagcaccatcaccaacagcatcatcaacatcaccaACATTCGCACCATCAGCAACATTCCGCCTCGATGGGCGACAAGCTTTTGTCGGGCGGTGGTACTTCTGCCGCACCGTCGTCGCTTCACTATTCCACGGGCAGTTCGCATTCTGCTTCGTCGCAGCATTCATCTAGTGCAATTGCTAGCAGTAACGCTTCGAATGTAACATCTACCATTTCATCTGTCGCTTCCACTACCGGGCCTGgggctactgctgctgctgctgccgctgcttctGTTGCCACATCTTCAATCGCTTCACTGTCTGCTTCCTCTTCTACTTCCTCTACTGCCCACTCTAACAATTCTTCCacttctgctgctgccagGAACGATGGTGGATCATCGTCCGCCGGTGTTCATCCGGTCATCGAAATGGCGGGCAGTCACGGTGGATCACAGAGctaccagcaccagcaccaccccCACCATAGTGGTGGGATCATTTCCGGCTACTCTCAAAACGCTAGCAGCAACAGTAGCGCCAGTACCAAATCTCACCAAAACACCAATAACGGTAGCAACATGGAAAGCtttcaccaccagcagcagcagcagcaccaccaccaccatcaacaacagcaacaacagtatCACGGAGGCGGTTCTGGTTCGCACAGTGTGCTGTCGGGCAGTGGCAACAGCGGCAACAGTAGTATTAGTGTTAGTAGCAACAGTAACAACCTTAGTAGCAATAATAACACCTCCACtatcactaccaccaccactaccaacaCCAcaaacatcaccaccaccaccaccagcaacagcagtagcaaTAGTGGCAACAACAGTAACAGTAaaaacaccaccatcatcagtaGCAATAGCGGCAACCTGAGTGGCACCGCCGGCAACAGTAATACTAACAACAGCACCGGAAGCAACCATAATCTATctaacagtagcagcagcagtagcggcgGTACCATCGTAACAGCGGCTGCCAATCCGAACAAAAAGCACCGGGGGGCTTCGCATCATCCATCAATCGTTGAACTTTCGCCATCGCCATCTACTTCCAGAACGCCGGAAATGATCGTATCCAGCGGCGGTGTCCCCTACAGCATGAGCTCGACGATGACGGCGGCCTCTTCCTCGTCGTACGGTGGTAGTTccggtggaggaggaggagggctAAAGTTCTCGTACGAGGCTCAGCCCACGAACCCGCTGGCTGCAGTATCGACTGCATCGATGATGGGCAGTAGCGGCAGCGTGATTGCGGCCCCGCAAGTCAAGGATTCTCCCCCGAGCTCGCCCGGATCGGATGCGGGCGGCAGTACCGCCGGCACAGCGATCGTTAGCGGTCGGGGAACGAAACGCAACCGTAAGATGTCTTCGAATGCGGCGGCCGCGAACAGTGGTGCCGGAGCAGTGCCAACGACATCGGTAGCAGGACAGACCGGTGGGCCATCGATTGTGCCGGCTTCGATCGTGGCTGCTGGAAGCGCCGATGCCAAGGATGGCAAACTGTTTCAGAACGGGGGCAGTAGTAGTGCGGCCGCCGGCGGTTCGGTCGTGTCGGCTACCCATATGTTGGGTAATCAGCTGAATCCGAGCAGTAGCGTGGCGCAGAAAATGTCCGACCAGCTGAGCATGGAGATCGAGGCGCATACGTACGTACCCGGTCCGATCGATGCGGTACCGACACTGATGGGACCACAGTTCCCGGGAAAG AATCGCACAAACAATTCCCAATCGATGCCTGTCGGAGCGGGAGGTGGCGGTAATTCGCTAAGCTCGATGCTAACGGGCGGTGCTACGGCGACGGCGAACGGAAACACTCCGCAAAGCTTGGAGCAACTGCTGGAGCGGCAATGGGAACAAGGATCTCAGTTTCTTATGGAACAAGCGCAACACTTCGACA TTGCCTCTTTGCTGTCCTGTCTCCATCAGCTGCGGAGCGAGAACATTCGGCTGGAAGAGCACGTCAACAATTTGGTCGCACGAAGAGATCATCTGTTAGCGGTCAACGCTCGTTTGGCTATACCGCTGAACCCTACTGCGGCGCTGGGCGGTGTTGGCATGATCGGAGGATCGGGCGGATCGGGTCCCGGTGGCGGCGGGGCAGCGACCGGTGGCGCCGGTGTCGGTGGTGCCGGTATCGGATCTCTGCCAG GGCAATTCAACAACATCCACGGCAATGGGCCAATCGATGCCAATGTCATCACCAACGCGTCGGCAGTGTCGAACCGATCTAGCCGGGGGCAGCACGGAccgaaccagcagcagcccggcCAGCAGGGTCCGGCCGGCCACTTTGGGTCGGGGGCGGGAAGTAATGCGGCCGGTGGTGGTATTGGTGGTCTGCCCCAGGAGAATGGTATCGATTTCCGACACACGAACTCCTCGCATCCGGCCACAAACAGTGCATCGATAAG TGAAAAGCCCAACACAATCTACGTGAATTTTTGA